In Polaribacter sp. L3A8, a genomic segment contains:
- a CDS encoding LytR/AlgR family response regulator transcription factor: protein MNTINCVIVDDEPVARKIIETFVAKIPNLTLVKSCKNAMEAFEIANSNSIDLFFLDINMPDISGLSLTKSINKKSKIIFTTAYREYAVDGFDLQAVDYLLKPIAFDRFLQAVNKFFETQIVIVKQVDVEEVSVKNDYIFVRSERKMVKVNFDDILYVESLSDYIKIHTKDIVLVTRETISNLEMKLPSQQFLRIHRSYIINLSKTDSYTNEFIEIEKNAIPISRTYKENVLKKLNENSLK, encoded by the coding sequence ATGAATACTATAAATTGTGTTATTGTTGATGACGAGCCAGTTGCAAGAAAAATTATAGAAACTTTTGTGGCTAAAATTCCGAATTTAACTTTAGTAAAAAGTTGCAAAAACGCCATGGAAGCTTTCGAGATCGCAAATTCTAATAGCATAGATTTATTCTTTTTAGATATTAATATGCCAGACATTTCTGGTTTGTCTTTGACTAAATCAATAAACAAGAAGTCTAAAATTATTTTTACAACTGCTTACAGAGAATATGCTGTTGATGGTTTCGATTTGCAAGCGGTAGATTATTTACTAAAACCAATTGCATTCGATCGTTTTTTACAAGCGGTCAATAAGTTTTTTGAAACGCAAATTGTTATTGTGAAACAAGTGGATGTTGAGGAAGTGTCAGTAAAGAATGATTATATTTTTGTGCGTTCAGAACGTAAAATGGTAAAAGTTAATTTTGATGATATTTTATATGTTGAGAGTTTATCCGATTATATCAAAATTCACACAAAAGACATCGTTTTAGTAACTAGAGAAACGATTAGTAATTTAGAAATGAAATTGCCTTCTCAACAATTTTTAAGAATTCATAGGTCTTATATTATCAATTTAAGTAAGACAGATTCTTATACGAATGAATTTATTGAAATTGAAAAAAATGCAATTCCTATAAGTAGAACGTACAAAGAAAATGTACTTAAAAAGTTAAACGAAAATTCTTTGAAATAG
- a CDS encoding thiamine diphosphokinase: MHTKKVFLLLNGEPPKAIPNLEEYEIICATDGAYQFLEKNKMKPNFISGDFDSIENIPENIEVIHTPNQDFTDFDKMLKILFDKGFKNVDVFGASGKEQDHFLGNLHTAIQWKNKLNLTFFDNHSRYFLADKSTDITNCIDKTISLVPFPKAKNISTVGLQYHLDKEDLTFGERIGTRNKAIANNIKITFESGELFIFINH; this comes from the coding sequence ATGCATACAAAAAAAGTTTTTCTACTTCTAAACGGAGAACCTCCAAAAGCAATTCCTAATTTAGAGGAATATGAAATTATTTGTGCTACTGATGGCGCTTATCAATTTTTAGAAAAGAATAAAATGAAGCCCAATTTTATTAGCGGAGATTTTGATTCTATAGAAAACATTCCAGAAAACATTGAAGTAATTCATACTCCGAATCAAGATTTTACAGATTTTGATAAAATGCTAAAAATCCTTTTCGATAAAGGTTTTAAAAACGTTGATGTTTTTGGTGCAAGCGGAAAAGAACAAGATCATTTTTTAGGAAACCTGCACACTGCCATTCAGTGGAAAAACAAATTAAACCTTACTTTTTTTGATAATCATAGTCGTTATTTTTTAGCTGATAAAAGCACTGATATTACTAATTGTATAGATAAAACGATTTCTTTAGTTCCTTTCCCTAAAGCTAAAAATATTAGTACTGTAGGATTGCAATATCATTTAGACAAGGAAGATTTAACTTTCGGAGAAAGAATTGGCACAAGAAATAAAGCAATTGCAAACAATATAAAAATTACTTTTGAAAGCGGAGAATTATTCATTTTCATCAACCATTAA
- the fbp gene encoding class 1 fructose-bisphosphatase has translation MAVKKQTLGEFIIENQHAFKYSSGELSSLLNSIRLAAKVVNHEVNKAGLVDIIGAAGDTNIQGEDQQKLDVYANDKFIQTLTRRNIVCGIASEEEDSFITINSIDENHQNKYVVLIDPLDGSSNIDVNVSVGTIFSIYRRVTPTGVPVQLEDFLQKGSAQVAAGYVVYGTSTMLVYTTGDGVNGFTLNPAIGSFYLSHPNMQFPEDGTMYSVNEGNYLDFPLGVKKYIKYCQEEEEDRPYTSRYIGSLVSDFHRNMIKGGIYMYPKGSRNPDGKLRLLYECNPIAFIAEQANGKSSDGYTRTMDVEPTELHQRVPFICGSKNMVNKLEEFMQIHGE, from the coding sequence ATGGCAGTAAAAAAACAAACTTTAGGTGAATTTATTATTGAAAATCAACATGCTTTTAAATATAGCTCCGGAGAACTTTCAAGCCTTTTAAATTCTATTAGATTAGCCGCAAAAGTGGTAAACCACGAAGTAAACAAAGCGGGTTTAGTAGATATTATTGGTGCAGCTGGAGATACAAATATCCAAGGTGAAGATCAACAAAAATTAGATGTTTATGCTAATGATAAGTTTATTCAGACGCTAACCAGAAGAAATATTGTTTGTGGAATTGCCAGTGAAGAAGAAGATAGTTTTATTACAATTAACAGTATCGATGAAAACCATCAAAATAAATATGTTGTTTTAATTGACCCTTTAGATGGTTCATCTAACATTGATGTAAATGTTTCTGTAGGAACCATTTTTTCTATTTATAGACGTGTTACACCAACAGGAGTTCCTGTTCAGTTAGAAGATTTTTTACAAAAAGGTAGTGCACAAGTTGCTGCAGGTTATGTTGTTTACGGGACCTCTACAATGCTTGTTTATACTACTGGAGATGGTGTTAATGGTTTTACATTAAACCCTGCAATTGGTTCATTTTATTTATCGCACCCAAACATGCAGTTTCCAGAAGATGGAACAATGTATTCTGTTAATGAAGGAAATTATTTAGATTTTCCTTTAGGTGTAAAAAAATACATAAAATATTGTCAGGAAGAAGAAGAAGACAGACCTTATACTAGTAGATATATTGGTTCTTTAGTTTCTGATTTTCATAGAAATATGATTAAAGGAGGAATTTATATGTATCCAAAAGGCTCTAGAAACCCTGATGGAAAATTACGTTTATTATATGAATGTAACCCGATAGCTTTTATAGCAGAACAAGCAAACGGTAAATCTTCTGATGGTTACACAAGAACTATGGATGTAGAACCAACAGAGTTACACCAAAGAGTTCCTTTTATTTGTGGAAGCAAAAATATGGTAAATAAACTAGAAGAATTTATGCAAATACACGGAGAATAA
- a CDS encoding diphosphomevalonate/mevalonate 3,5-bisphosphate decarboxylase family protein → MDTAQFISESNNNSVEKASFTWQTPSNIALVKYWGKSNPQIPKNASISFTLNNCHTITTIDFKRKRNSELDLESEKVDFDLFFEGKQKDAFKPKIAEFFTRIQEYCPYIFDYKMIIKSENSFPHSSGIASSASGLSAIAMCLMSLESALNPDLSVEEINKKASFLARLGSGSASRSIEGPMVVWGNHPEIEGSSDLFGVKFPYKLHSVFENYQDAILLVDKGEKQVSSTVGHNLMHEHPYAESRFTQANDNLSKISEILKNGDIKAFIGLVESEALTLHAMMMTSNPYFILMKPNTLEIINSIWAYRNENDSNICFTLDAGANVHVLYPEDEKETVNQFIENKLSKYCQKNQYIYDSVGFGAKQL, encoded by the coding sequence TTGGATACAGCACAATTTATTTCAGAATCAAATAACAATTCAGTAGAAAAAGCAAGCTTTACGTGGCAAACACCAAGTAATATTGCGTTGGTAAAATATTGGGGAAAGAGTAATCCGCAAATACCAAAAAACGCTTCTATTAGTTTTACGTTAAACAATTGTCATACCATTACTACAATTGATTTTAAGCGTAAGCGTAATTCTGAACTTGATTTAGAATCTGAAAAAGTAGATTTCGATTTGTTTTTTGAAGGAAAACAAAAAGATGCTTTTAAACCAAAAATTGCTGAATTCTTTACAAGAATACAAGAATATTGTCCGTATATTTTTGACTATAAAATGATCATTAAATCAGAGAATTCTTTTCCGCATTCTAGTGGTATTGCTTCTTCCGCAAGCGGATTAAGTGCCATTGCAATGTGTTTGATGAGTTTAGAGTCTGCCTTAAATCCTGATTTATCAGTAGAAGAAATTAATAAAAAAGCTTCTTTTTTAGCGCGTTTAGGTTCGGGTAGTGCCAGTAGAAGTATAGAAGGACCAATGGTTGTTTGGGGAAATCACCCAGAAATAGAAGGCAGTTCAGATTTGTTTGGTGTAAAATTTCCTTACAAATTACATTCGGTTTTCGAGAATTATCAAGATGCAATTTTATTGGTTGACAAAGGCGAAAAGCAAGTTTCTAGTACGGTTGGCCATAATTTAATGCATGAGCATCCGTATGCAGAAAGTCGTTTTACACAGGCTAATGATAATTTATCAAAAATATCAGAGATTCTTAAAAACGGAGATATAAAAGCTTTTATCGGTTTGGTAGAAAGTGAAGCATTAACATTGCACGCAATGATGATGACAAGTAATCCGTATTTTATTTTGATGAAACCAAACACGTTAGAGATTATCAATAGTATTTGGGCATACAGAAATGAAAACGATAGCAATATTTGTTTTACGTTAGATGCTGGTGCAAACGTACATGTTTTGTATCCGGAGGATGAAAAAGAAACTGTAAATCAATTTATAGAAAATAAGCTTTCTAAATACTGTCAGAAAAATCAGTATATTTATGACTCTGTGGGCTTTGGAGCCAAACAATTGTAA
- a CDS encoding aspartate kinase — MKIFKFGGASVKDAASVKNVTQILQSEGTESTVVIISAMGKITNAFEEVIDAYYNKTDLLSEKLGVIEDFHKNLMNDLFDKNDEVYKEIDILLGELSWFLARNTSQRYNYVYDQIICFGELLSTKIVSAYLTKIGVENNWFDVRNYIKTDSNYRDAKVDWDLTQAIISNKLDASKLNITQGFIAANDTENTTTLGREGSDYTAGIFAYCLDAENVTIWKDVPGVLNADPRVFTDTTLLEQISYEEAIEMAFYGASVIHPKTLQPLERKDIPLLVRSFINPKEIGTRVSKGTRLVPYIPCFIVKKDQVLVSISALDFSFMVEDNISYIFKKLHEYQLKVNLIQNSALSFSVCIDNKFNKFDEFYNELKTQFKIDVQKGVDLFTVRHFDDRAITSIEEKGVSLLTQVNKETIQIVLATN, encoded by the coding sequence ATGAAGATTTTTAAATTTGGAGGAGCATCAGTAAAAGATGCAGCAAGTGTAAAAAATGTAACTCAGATTTTACAAAGTGAAGGAACAGAAAGTACAGTAGTTATAATTTCTGCAATGGGTAAAATAACCAATGCTTTTGAAGAAGTAATAGATGCATACTATAATAAGACAGATTTATTGTCGGAAAAACTAGGTGTTATAGAAGATTTTCATAAAAACTTAATGAATGATTTATTTGATAAAAATGATGAAGTTTATAAAGAAATTGATATTCTTTTAGGGGAATTAAGTTGGTTTTTAGCAAGAAATACTTCACAGAGATATAATTACGTTTACGATCAAATTATTTGTTTTGGAGAGCTTTTATCAACCAAAATAGTAAGTGCATATTTAACAAAAATTGGTGTAGAAAATAACTGGTTTGATGTTAGAAATTACATCAAAACAGATAGTAATTATAGAGATGCTAAAGTAGATTGGGATTTAACTCAGGCTATTATTAGTAATAAACTAGATGCTTCTAAATTAAATATTACACAAGGTTTTATTGCTGCAAATGATACAGAAAATACGACTACTTTAGGTAGAGAAGGGTCCGATTATACAGCAGGTATTTTTGCTTATTGTTTAGATGCAGAAAATGTAACTATTTGGAAAGACGTTCCGGGGGTTTTAAATGCAGATCCAAGAGTGTTTACAGATACTACTTTACTAGAACAAATATCTTACGAAGAAGCAATAGAAATGGCATTTTACGGAGCATCAGTAATTCATCCAAAAACGTTGCAGCCATTAGAAAGAAAAGACATTCCTTTATTGGTTCGTTCTTTTATCAACCCAAAAGAAATAGGAACAAGAGTTTCTAAAGGCACAAGGTTAGTACCTTATATACCGTGTTTTATTGTAAAGAAAGATCAGGTTTTAGTGTCTATTTCTGCTTTAGATTTTTCTTTTATGGTAGAAGATAACATTAGTTATATTTTTAAGAAATTACACGAATATCAGTTAAAAGTTAACCTAATTCAGAACTCCGCTCTTAGTTTTTCTGTTTGTATAGATAATAAATTTAATAAATTCGATGAATTTTATAATGAGCTAAAAACTCAGTTTAAAATAGATGTTCAAAAAGGAGTAGACTTATTTACAGTGCGTCATTTTGATGATAGAGCAATTACAAGTATTGAAGAAAAAGGAGTATCTTTATTGACACAAGTAAATAAAGAAACGATTCAAATTGTTTTAGCGACAAATTAA
- a CDS encoding superoxide dismutase yields MAFQLPELGYAYDALAPNIDAKTMEIHHSKHHQGYTNNLNNAIAGTDLEGKSIEDILTNLDMSNGAVRNNGGGFFNHSLFWTVLNPNDKGYLSGDLKDAIEAAFGSKDEFIAAFSKAAATQFGSGWAWLCVLPGGKLEVCSTPNQDNPLMPGVTCKGTPILGLDVWEHAYYLNYQNRRPDYINAFFNVINWNEVENRYAAAK; encoded by the coding sequence ATGGCTTTTCAATTACCAGAATTAGGATACGCTTATGATGCTTTAGCACCAAATATTGATGCAAAAACAATGGAAATTCACCATTCAAAACATCATCAAGGATATACAAACAACTTAAACAATGCAATTGCAGGTACGGATTTAGAAGGGAAATCTATTGAAGATATTCTTACTAATTTAGACATGAGCAACGGTGCTGTAAGAAACAATGGTGGTGGTTTTTTCAATCACTCATTATTCTGGACAGTATTAAACCCAAATGATAAAGGATATTTATCTGGAGACTTAAAAGATGCTATTGAGGCTGCTTTTGGTTCTAAAGATGAATTTATTGCCGCTTTTTCTAAAGCAGCAGCTACTCAGTTTGGTTCTGGTTGGGCATGGTTATGTGTTTTACCTGGAGGTAAATTAGAAGTTTGTTCTACACCAAACCAAGACAATCCATTAATGCCAGGTGTTACTTGTAAAGGAACTCCAATCTTAGGATTAGACGTTTGGGAACATGCTTACTACTTAAACTACCAAAACAGAAGACCAGATTATATTAATGCATTTTTTAATGTAATTAACTGGAATGAAGTTGAAAATCGTTACGCAGCAGCAAAATAA
- a CDS encoding geranylgeranylglycerol-phosphate geranylgeranyltransferase, whose amino-acid sequence MPSFKAKRFLFKLFSLVSVIRGYNILVLVLAQYLAAIFIFSPKNTLRSVVFDVDLLYIVLASICVVAAGYIINNFYDAKVDRINRPLKTGIDNYVKQSTKLKLYFTLNFLGFIFGLLISGRAALFFAIYIFAIWFYSHKLKKYPFTGLVSATILTILPFFAVFVYFQNFSKIIFVHAIFLFLVIMVRELLKDLQNMKGAIVNDYDTFPVVYGELKTKQLSIFLLLLTLFPVVVLFSYPALSYMRYYFYFALIVLVFLGFYLWKSTETKQYRMMHNVLKVLLLIGVFSLIFIDTSLIVEKVIDRLN is encoded by the coding sequence ATGCCCAGTTTTAAAGCAAAAAGATTCCTTTTTAAACTTTTTAGTTTAGTTTCAGTTATAAGAGGCTACAATATTCTTGTTTTAGTTTTAGCACAATACTTAGCGGCTATTTTTATTTTTTCACCTAAAAACACACTTAGAAGTGTTGTTTTTGATGTAGATTTATTATACATCGTTTTGGCAAGTATCTGTGTGGTTGCTGCAGGATATATTATCAATAATTTTTATGATGCAAAAGTAGATAGAATCAATAGACCTTTAAAAACAGGCATTGATAATTATGTAAAGCAGTCTACCAAACTAAAACTATATTTTACTTTAAATTTTTTAGGATTTATTTTTGGTCTTCTTATTTCTGGTAGGGCAGCTTTATTCTTTGCCATCTATATTTTTGCTATTTGGTTTTATTCGCATAAGTTAAAAAAGTATCCTTTTACGGGTTTGGTTTCTGCCACTATACTTACAATTCTTCCTTTTTTTGCTGTATTTGTGTACTTTCAGAACTTTTCAAAAATAATTTTTGTGCATGCAATTTTTTTGTTTTTGGTAATTATGGTAAGGGAATTGCTAAAAGATTTACAGAACATGAAAGGGGCAATAGTGAATGATTATGATACTTTTCCGGTGGTTTACGGAGAGCTGAAAACAAAACAGTTATCAATATTTTTATTGCTATTAACTTTGTTTCCTGTAGTTGTTTTGTTTAGTTATCCTGCGTTAAGTTATATGAGATATTATTTTTATTTTGCTTTAATTGTGTTGGTTTTTTTAGGGTTTTATCTTTGGAAATCTACAGAAACAAAACAATATAGAATGATGCATAATGTTTTGAAAGTGTTGCTTTTAATAGGTGTTTTTTCTTTAATTTTTATTGATACCTCTCTAATTGTAGAAAAAGTAATAGACAGATTGAATTAA
- a CDS encoding sensor histidine kinase, protein MQKELILVLKKIPIHFLCWMIVWFFFKSFFSVGSSNKAFLFWFSSLLSIVTLIIAYVFVYDLIPKYLLKKQYKKFVLYTIYSGVFVAATILMIEVVGFVFYFNLEFKKMPALTTNPAVILVCIFFIVILASGLKILKSNYKSLDEKKTLENKFLQTKLELKEQELKFLKMQIHPHFLFNSLNTIYGFAIAKADEAPEMILKLSNLLDYILYQVDKPKVLLIEEVNHLEDYISLEKMRFHDTLKVNFNKEKLKVSLQIPPMLLIPFVENSFKHGFAANGILKVDIQLKVDANYLFFEIENSSKEKEDINGGIGLENIKTRLEMLYPKKHQLEIIDKKDVFKVSLKIEF, encoded by the coding sequence ATGCAAAAAGAACTGATTTTAGTCTTAAAAAAAATACCCATACATTTTTTATGTTGGATGATTGTTTGGTTTTTCTTCAAAAGTTTTTTTAGTGTAGGTTCATCAAACAAAGCTTTTTTATTTTGGTTTTCTTCTCTTTTAAGTATTGTAACATTAATTATTGCGTATGTTTTTGTATATGATTTAATTCCTAAATATTTATTAAAAAAACAATATAAGAAATTTGTTCTTTATACTATTTATTCAGGTGTTTTTGTTGCTGCAACTATTTTAATGATAGAAGTAGTGGGGTTTGTGTTTTATTTTAATTTAGAATTTAAAAAAATGCCAGCATTAACTACAAATCCTGCTGTAATTTTGGTTTGTATTTTTTTTATTGTGATTTTGGCAAGCGGATTAAAAATATTAAAAAGTAATTATAAGTCTTTAGATGAAAAAAAGACTTTAGAAAATAAATTTTTACAAACTAAGTTAGAGTTAAAAGAACAAGAGTTAAAGTTCTTAAAAATGCAAATTCATCCACATTTTTTATTTAACTCTTTAAACACAATTTACGGTTTTGCAATCGCTAAAGCGGATGAAGCACCAGAAATGATTTTAAAATTATCTAATTTGTTAGATTATATTTTATATCAAGTTGATAAACCTAAAGTACTTTTAATAGAAGAAGTAAATCATTTAGAAGATTATATTTCTTTAGAGAAAATGCGTTTTCACGATACTTTAAAAGTGAATTTCAATAAAGAGAAATTAAAGGTTTCTCTTCAAATACCACCAATGTTATTAATTCCTTTTGTAGAAAATAGTTTTAAGCATGGTTTTGCTGCTAACGGAATTTTAAAAGTTGACATTCAACTTAAAGTTGATGCTAATTATTTGTTTTTTGAAATAGAAAATTCATCTAAAGAAAAAGAAGATATAAATGGCGGAATTGGTTTAGAGAATATTAAAACAAGACTAGAAATGTTATATCCGAAGAAACATCAACTAGAAATAATTGATAAAAAGGATGTATTTAAAGTATCTTTAAAAATTGAATTTTAA
- a CDS encoding GNAT family N-acetyltransferase, translated as MGFIIRKGVEKDMESVLDLITELAVFEKEPDAVEITVEDLKRDGFSENPKFQIFVAEQENKIIGIALFYERYSTWKGRTIHLEDLIVTQSKQKIGAGKALYTAVLKYAYDNNFNRVAWEVIDWNTNAVEFYKSTGATYLNDWSVVQMNKENLSKFIQNS; from the coding sequence ATGGGTTTTATTATAAGAAAAGGAGTAGAAAAGGATATGGAGTCTGTATTAGATTTAATTACAGAATTAGCCGTTTTTGAAAAAGAACCAGATGCTGTAGAAATTACTGTAGAAGATTTAAAAAGAGATGGTTTTTCTGAGAATCCGAAGTTTCAAATTTTTGTTGCAGAACAAGAAAATAAAATTATTGGTATTGCTTTGTTTTATGAACGTTATTCTACATGGAAAGGGAGAACAATTCATTTAGAAGATTTAATAGTTACCCAAAGTAAACAGAAAATCGGAGCAGGAAAAGCATTGTATACCGCAGTTTTAAAATATGCGTATGACAATAATTTTAATAGAGTTGCTTGGGAGGTTATCGATTGGAATACCAATGCAGTAGAGTTTTACAAAAGTACAGGAGCCACTTATTTAAACGATTGGTCTGTAGTACAAATGAACAAAGAAAACTTATCAAAATTTATTCAAAATAGTTAA
- a CDS encoding pseudouridine synthase: MNSNKNSSRGRQEGKKSTPLSRKSKPLARKSPKKTFTKIKETPKSDETTGVRLNKYIANSGVCSRREADTYIEHGSVEVNGKLVTEMGYKVQPDDIVRFDGTSITPEQKKYILLNKPKNYITTMDDDRGRKTVMELISNASKERIYPVGRLDRNTTGLLLFTNDGDLAKKLTHPKHNVRKLYHASLDRKLELRDLEKLRGEVIIEGRKVFIDAVSYVDGQPKSEIGIEIHSGRNRIVRKIFEHVGYKVNKLDRVVFAELTKRNLPRGRWRELTNLEVTNLQIMK; the protein is encoded by the coding sequence ATGAATTCAAATAAAAACTCGTCGAGAGGACGACAAGAAGGTAAAAAAAGCACTCCACTAAGTAGAAAAAGTAAACCTTTAGCTAGAAAGAGTCCTAAAAAAACTTTTACCAAAATTAAAGAAACTCCAAAGTCTGATGAGACAACAGGAGTTCGTTTAAACAAATACATTGCAAATTCTGGAGTATGTTCTCGTAGAGAAGCAGATACTTATATAGAGCATGGTAGTGTAGAGGTAAACGGAAAACTAGTTACAGAAATGGGGTACAAAGTTCAGCCAGACGATATTGTTCGTTTTGATGGAACTTCTATTACGCCAGAACAAAAGAAATATATTCTTTTAAATAAGCCTAAAAATTACATCACCACTATGGATGATGATAGAGGAAGAAAAACCGTAATGGAATTGATTTCAAATGCATCTAAAGAAAGAATTTATCCTGTAGGTAGATTAGATAGAAATACAACAGGTTTGTTGTTGTTTACAAATGATGGTGATTTAGCTAAGAAACTAACGCATCCAAAACACAATGTTCGTAAATTATACCACGCATCTTTAGATAGAAAATTAGAGTTAAGAGACCTAGAAAAACTACGAGGAGAAGTTATTATTGAGGGGAGAAAAGTGTTTATTGATGCTGTTTCTTATGTAGATGGTCAGCCAAAATCAGAAATAGGTATCGAAATACATTCTGGTAGAAACAGAATTGTTCGTAAGATTTTTGAACACGTTGGTTATAAGGTAAACAAATTAGATAGAGTTGTTTTTGCAGAATTAACCAAGAGAAATTTACCTAGAGGTAGGTGGAGAGAGTTAACTAATTTAGAAGTTACCAATCTTCAGATAATGAAATAG
- a CDS encoding thioredoxin family protein, translated as MARAESNEFKNGTIAPDFTLLNTVDDSFVSLNEAKGGKGTVIMFICNHCPFVIHVNSELVKMANNYQQKGINFIAISANDVDNYPQDSPELMKQLAEEENYPFPYLYDETQEVAKAYDAACTPDFYVFDTDLKAVYHGQLDASRPGNGKPVTGIDLRTSLDNLLENKPALENQKPSMGCGIKWK; from the coding sequence ATGGCAAGAGCAGAATCGAACGAGTTTAAAAACGGAACAATAGCACCTGATTTTACTTTATTAAATACAGTTGATGACTCTTTTGTTTCTTTAAATGAAGCAAAAGGAGGAAAAGGAACTGTAATTATGTTTATTTGTAATCATTGTCCGTTTGTAATTCATGTAAATAGTGAGTTGGTAAAAATGGCGAATAATTATCAGCAAAAAGGAATTAACTTTATTGCGATAAGTGCTAATGATGTTGATAATTATCCACAAGATTCACCAGAATTGATGAAGCAATTGGCTGAAGAAGAAAACTATCCTTTTCCGTATTTGTATGATGAAACTCAGGAGGTAGCAAAAGCGTATGATGCTGCTTGTACACCAGATTTTTATGTGTTTGATACTGATTTAAAAGCAGTTTATCACGGACAATTAGATGCTTCTAGACCCGGAAACGGAAAACCAGTTACAGGTATCGATTTAAGAACTTCTTTGGATAATTTATTAGAAAACAAACCTGCTTTAGAAAACCAAAAACCAAGTATGGGGTGTGGTATTAAGTGGAAATAG
- a CDS encoding toxin-antitoxin system YwqK family antitoxin: protein MKTFIKFIAILIFLFTVSVSAQKTTWLDVDLKETNQANSVYYKVISTDAKTVSYFYKSGKTFRKIGYVNGRFEGVFSEFYETGELRTSGMYENGLEEGVWKTYYKNGKNKEKGKYVRGEKVGVWKTFYKNF, encoded by the coding sequence ATGAAAACGTTTATCAAGTTTATAGCAATACTAATTTTTCTTTTTACGGTATCTGTATCAGCACAAAAAACCACTTGGTTAGATGTTGATTTAAAAGAAACAAATCAGGCGAATTCTGTTTACTATAAAGTGATTTCTACAGATGCTAAAACAGTAAGTTATTTTTATAAAAGCGGAAAAACGTTTAGAAAAATAGGATATGTTAATGGTAGATTTGAAGGTGTTTTTTCTGAATTTTATGAAACAGGAGAGTTAAGAACTTCTGGAATGTATGAAAACGGATTAGAAGAAGGAGTTTGGAAAACCTATTATAAAAACGGAAAAAATAAAGAAAAAGGTAAATATGTAAGAGGAGAAAAGGTAGGAGTTTGGAAAACTTTTTACAAGAATTTTTAA
- a CDS encoding mevalonate kinase family protein: MKGPLFYAKILLFGEYGIIKDSKGLAIPFNAYRGVLKTDSNLSGNHKVSNQNLERFYKHLSFLKTDLVSFNLKELKKDIDNGMYFDSSIPQGYGVGSSGALVASIYDKYAADKITVLENLTRDKLLKLKEVFSLMESFFHGKSSGLDPLNSYLSLPILINSKTNIEPAGIPSQKQGKGAVFLLDSEQIGETEPMVNIFMNKMKNEGFRKMISEEFATTTDACIEDFLGGNVKSLFGNVKSLSKIVLKNFKPMIPDAFHKVWENGIISNDYYLKLCGSGGGGYILGFTEDYEKAQISLKNYKLELVYRF, encoded by the coding sequence ATGAAAGGACCATTGTTTTATGCTAAAATCCTTCTCTTCGGAGAATACGGAATCATCAAAGATTCTAAAGGTTTAGCAATTCCGTTTAACGCCTACCGAGGAGTTTTAAAAACTGATTCTAATTTATCTGGAAATCATAAAGTTTCCAATCAAAATTTAGAACGCTTTTATAAACACTTATCTTTTTTAAAAACAGATTTAGTTTCTTTTAATTTAAAAGAATTAAAAAAGGATATAGATAACGGTATGTATTTCGATTCATCAATACCACAAGGTTATGGTGTTGGTAGTTCTGGAGCTTTGGTGGCATCTATTTATGATAAGTATGCAGCTGATAAAATAACGGTATTAGAAAACCTAACAAGAGATAAGTTGTTAAAGTTAAAAGAAGTTTTTTCTTTAATGGAATCTTTTTTTCATGGTAAGAGTTCTGGTTTAGATCCTTTAAATAGTTACTTAAGTTTGCCTATTTTAATAAATTCTAAAACTAATATAGAGCCTGCAGGGATTCCTTCTCAAAAACAAGGAAAAGGTGCTGTTTTCTTATTAGATTCAGAACAAATAGGAGAAACCGAGCCAATGGTAAACATCTTTATGAATAAGATGAAGAACGAAGGGTTTAGAAAAATGATTAGCGAGGAGTTTGCAACAACAACAGACGCTTGTATTGAAGATTTTTTAGGCGGAAACGTAAAATCGTTATTTGGTAATGTAAAATCATTGTCTAAAATTGTTTTAAAGAACTTTAAACCGATGATTCCTGATGCTTTTCATAAAGTTTGGGAAAATGGAATTATCAGTAACGATTATTATTTGAAACTTTGTGGTTCTGGAGGTGGTGGTTATATTTTAGGTTTTACAGAAGATTATGAGAAAGCTCAAATAAGTCTTAAAAATTACAAGTTAGAGTTGGTTTATAGATTCTAG